In the genome of Gloeotrichia echinulata CP02, one region contains:
- a CDS encoding DUF1636 family protein codes for MTAAANISITSPLDVASHTLFVCKTCASVWEQGKRVGESGGQKLLEQLQHLAQDWDLQAEFPIQEVECMSACNRSCVVAFAGIGKITYLFGDLAVDESASAVLECASQYYTQAEGLLPWSARPEALKKGILAKIPPLALG; via the coding sequence ATGACTGCTGCTGCGAATATTTCCATAACTAGCCCCTTGGATGTGGCCTCCCATACCTTATTTGTCTGTAAAACCTGTGCCAGCGTTTGGGAACAGGGAAAGCGTGTCGGTGAAAGTGGGGGTCAAAAACTACTAGAACAGCTTCAGCACCTGGCACAAGATTGGGATTTACAAGCTGAATTCCCCATTCAAGAAGTGGAATGTATGAGTGCTTGTAACCGTTCTTGCGTGGTCGCTTTTGCAGGTATTGGTAAAATCACATATCTCTTTGGTGATTTAGCCGTTGATGAGAGTGCATCTGCGGTTTTAGAATGTGCTAGTCAATACTACACTCAAGCTGAGGGTTTACTACCTTGGTCAGCACGCCCGGAAGCCTTGAAAAAAGGCATTTTAGCCAAAATTCCCCCCTTAGCTCTAGGATGA
- a CDS encoding cobalt-precorrin-6A reductase, with amino-acid sequence MVRVLILGGTGDAGELAARVAAIPHFEVISSLAGRTREPSLPLGDLRIGGFGGAAGLANYLRQMRIDVLIDATHPFAQQISSNGAMAANEVGIPHLMLVRQPWEQQKGDRWIEVENTEAAAAVLPNQAQRVFLTVGRQELAAFAHLEDIWFLMRMIDPPSPDALIPPGLLLCDRGPFFLENERKILIHHNIDTIVSKNSGGDATYAKIIAARELGVKVVMVNRKATPPGAQVSDVKSAVAWLLDKLHN; translated from the coding sequence ATGGTGCGGGTTTTGATTTTGGGGGGAACCGGAGATGCAGGGGAACTAGCTGCTAGAGTTGCTGCTATCCCACACTTTGAGGTGATTTCGTCTTTAGCCGGTCGCACCCGTGAACCATCTCTTCCCTTGGGGGATTTGCGAATTGGGGGCTTTGGTGGTGCGGCTGGATTGGCTAATTATCTGCGTCAGATGAGAATTGATGTATTAATTGATGCTACCCATCCCTTCGCACAACAGATTTCCAGCAATGGGGCTATGGCTGCGAATGAAGTGGGAATACCCCATCTCATGTTAGTTCGCCAGCCTTGGGAGCAGCAAAAAGGCGATCGCTGGATTGAAGTTGAGAACACGGAAGCTGCAGCAGCGGTACTGCCAAATCAAGCACAGCGGGTATTTTTAACCGTCGGTAGACAAGAACTTGCAGCCTTCGCCCATTTAGAGGATATCTGGTTTTTGATGCGGATGATTGACCCTCCCAGCCCTGATGCTTTGATACCCCCAGGTTTGCTATTGTGCGATCGCGGCCCATTTTTTCTGGAGAATGAGCGAAAAATCCTCATTCACCACAACATTGATACAATTGTGAGCAAAAATAGCGGTGGTGATGCAACCTATGCCAAAATTATCGCCGCACGGGAATTAGGCGTTAAAGTCGTGATGGTAAACCGGAAAGCCACACCACCAGGGGCGCAAGTCTCAGATGTTAAAAGTGCTGTGGCTTGGCTACTTGACAAATTGCATAATTAG